The Pyxidicoccus sp. MSG2 DNA segment GGAGCGTCATCCTCACCTCCTCGGTGGGCATCAGCGTGGAGGCGCTCGCCCGCGCGAAGAAGATTGTCCTCGAGGTGAACACGGCGGTGCCGGACTACACGGGCTTCCACGACATCGTCCCGCCCGCGGTGCACCCGCATGTGGGCTGGCCGCTGCCGGTGGTGAACGTGAGAGACCGCATCGGCACGCCGTACGTGGAGTTCGACTTGAGCAAGGTAGTGGCGGTGGTGGAGTCCCGCACGCCCGACCACCCGGTGCCCTTCAAGGCGGCGGACGACACGGACAAGCGCATCGCGCGCAACGTGGTCGACTTCCTGCTCCAGTGCCGCGAGCAGTTCCACTGGGGCAAGCGCCTGCCGCCCATCCAGTCCGGCGTAGGCAACGTGGCCAACGCCATCATCGGCGAACTCTACGACTCACCCTTCCAGAAGATTCGATTCTGGACCGAGGTGTTCCAGGACGGAATGCTGCGTTACGTGGAGGACGACGCGAAGTTCGAATACGCATCCGCCACCGCGGTGTCCTTCTCCTCCGAGGGGCGCCAGCGCTTCATGCAGCTGTTCGAGCGGTGCCGCGACAGACTGGTGCTGCGGCCCATGTGGCTGTCCAACAGCCCGGAAATCATCTCCCGGCTGTTCGTCATCGCGATGAACACCCCCATCGAGGTGGACATCTACGGGCACGTCAACTCCACGCACATCGACGGCTCGCGCATCGTCAACGGGCTGGGCGGCTCGGGAGACTTCTTCCGCAACGCGTACCTCAGCATCGTCCACACGCCGTCCACGCGCCGGCTGAAGGACGGGCGGACGGTGAGCTGTGTGATGCCGTACGTGCGGCACATCGACCACACCGAGCACGACATCAAGTGCGTCGTCACCGAGCAGGGCTACGCGCTCAACATGGACATCCGCTCCCCGAAGCGGCGGGCGCAGGACATCATCGAGCGGTGCGCCCACCCGCACTTCCGGCCGCTGTTGCACGCATACCTGGCCATGTCGGGGGCTGGCGATGAGCCCCGCGCCACGGACATGCAGGCCCTGAACGGCTGGTGGCAGGACTACGACGCCGCGTGCCGCGCCTTTCCGGCGAGCCGGTGATGGTGGAGCGCAACGGACGCGAAGCCTGGCCCCCCGAGGTGTCCGAGCAGATGCGCGAGGTGGACCGGCTGCGGAGGAGCGGCCGGTACGCGTCGGCGCTCGCGCTCATCCGACAGCTCGCGGAGGCGCACCCGAGACAGGTGCGCATCCTGAGCGAGCTGGGGCAGACGCTGGGCATCTGGGGTGGAGCGCCGGCGGAGGCGCTCGTCTGGTACGAGCGCGTGTTGGAGCTTGCGCCCGGACACAACACCACGCGGCTGCACCGCGCGCTCTCGCTGGCCCGGCTGGGGCGGCATGCGGAGGCGGTGGCGGACTTCGACGCGTTGGTGGCCGGCGGTTACCGCAAGGCGCTCGTCATCCACATGAAGCGCGCGGAGTCGCTGGAGGTGCTGGGCCGGGATGTGGAGGCGGAGCGCGACTGGACGCTGGCGCTCGAGGAGGACCCGGACAATCCGTGGCTGCTCCAGCAGCGCGCCAGCGTGAGGACTCGCCTGGGGCGGTTGGCGGAGGCGGTGACGGACCTCACGGATGCACTCGCCACGCAGGAGGGTGAGGACGTGGACCCGGAGTTGCTGCGGGAGCGCGGGGCGCTGCGGACGCGGCTGGGAGACGTAGAGGGCGCGCGCGTGGACTTCGAAGCGGGGCTCGCGGCGTTTCGAGAGGGCGACCCGCCGGGATTGCTGGATGCGCTGCGAGCAGGGCTCGCGGACGCCACGCGCCGCTGACACGCGGTGGCTCCATTCGAGAGGGCAGCGCCAGCCGCGTCCGGAGCCAGGGGACTCCTCGCAAGCGGAACCACCGTGAGGCAGCAGGTAGCACGAGCGCCTGGAGCGGCAGGCGACCTGGGTCCGAGCCAGCACCGGGCACGCGACGACCACCGGCGCCTCCTGCGACTGGGGCGCGGAAGCCGCGGCGAGGCCGCCAGACATCACGGATGGAAGCTGGGTGGCGCCTGAAGGAGGGGTGTCCGTCCCCTGGGGCTCGGAGTCCTTGACGAGCGCCAGGGCGCGCCAGAGAACCGTTGCCGAGGCGAGGACCTCGGCTTCCGTCACCAACGCGCCCTCCTCGGCCGGCGCGCGTACCAATTCCACGAGCGCTCCCCATACCAGGCCCTCGCCCACCCGGGCGCTCCCCGGTGCCAGCGCCCCTTCACGTTCGCCTTGCTCCAGGACCTCGCGCACCATCGCCCGCGCCGCCCTGCCGTGCGACTGCTGCCCAAGCGCGCGTGGCGCACGCGGCCCGGAATCGTGGAGCTCATGCGGCCCCAGGTCATCTGCCCCGGCAGCATCTGGCTCGCACGGCACGGAGACCTCCGACTCATGCGCCCCCGTCGTAGCTGACCAGCAGACGTCTGACTCATGCGGCCCCGGGGCACCGCCCCCGGTGGTGACTGGCGCATAGGCCTCTTGAGCAGGTGCCAGGAGCGGCCCGAGTCCGCGTGGCATGTACGGACTCAACGCGTAGGGCGCATGGGGCCCAGGGGCATAGGGGTGCCAGTGCAGAAAGGTGAAGGCGAAGAGGCCGGGCTCCTCCAGGGCCGCACTGACCAGCTCCCACCAGAAGGAGAAGAAGGCCTGGCGGAAGTCCACGCCCTGCCTGCCGTGCTCACACTCGAAACCGCTGCGCGCCCGGATGCACAGGGTATTCTCGGCGAAGTCCCTCACCGCCAGCGCGAAGCCTCGCTTGCTGCCGTAGCGCCGGTAGAGCGTACCCACCGACACGCGCAGCGCCCGGGCCAATTCCGAGGCGTGCACGTTGTCGTACCCCCGAAGCGCCAACAACCCCGCCGCCTCGCACATGGCGTCGACGCGCATCTGCTCCAGAATTCCCATGCCCCTTCCCCCTGCCCCTCCGGGCGACTCACGGCTGGAAGTAACGTTCCTTCCACGCGCACCGGTCTACCGGGTGGGTCTGACATGGGGTTGGCAACCGGTGGCGGTGGCGAGGGAGGGAGCAGCTCGCAACGCCGGCTCAGGCCCGGCGCGTTCCGCTCCTGCCGCCCAGGTGGAGTGGACCTGTAGCCCTGCGAGCTCCGGCCCTCGCGAGGTCCGGGGATTCGGAGCCAGGTCGTATCAGTCGCAGCATTCCGTCGCGGCCAACACCATCAAACTGGCTTGACTGGTTGAACATCTGCAGGCGCGTCCCAATCATTGCTGGAACCTCGCGCTGCAGGTCTCGTCGTGGAGGACACGGCAGGCTGCGAGCAATGACGTTGCCTCATCGCGCCGAGCTGCTCGCGGACATCGCGCTGGTACACGACTTCGTGAACACCCTGGACGTGGAGAAGCGCACCGACGAGGCCTCCACCCCGGCGGCGCTCGCCACGTGGTTCCGCGGCCGGGACTGCTGGCTCCGGGAGACACGGTGTCGCCCGAGTCCTTCTCGGCGGCCATCCAGGTCCGCGAGGCGCTGCGAGCCGTGATGCTCGCGCACAACGGTGAGCCCGTGCGTCCGGAAGAACTGAAGACACTGGACCGGGTGGCGGCGGCCAGCCCGCTCACCGTGGTTTCGGCCCCGAAGGCGTCACGCTGCGCGCGCCGGCGCAGGACGGGTGGAAGGCGCTGAGAGCATCTTCGTGGCGGTGGCCACCGCTGGTGGACGACACCACCTCTCGGTGGATGGCGTCACCCGCCCGGTGGACCGGCGGTCAACGACTCCACGCGGGCCGTGCTGATGCGCGGCACCTCGGGATGAGGAGTCCGAGCCCTATGCCGCGACGTCCGCCTCGGGAGAGCGGCGCACCTTCGCGAGCGCGGCGACGAGCACCTCCGGCCCCGCGCCCGACTTGTGCGCGTTCTCGCTCAGGTGCCTGCGCCATGCGCGCGCCCCGGGCAGCCCCTGGAAGAGCCCGAGCATGTGCCGGGTGATGGCCCCCAGCGGCGCCCCCTGCCGCATGCGCCGCTCGACGTACGGAAGCATCGCCTCCACGATGGCGTGCCGCTCGGGCGGGGCCTCCTGTGCGCCGAAGAAGCGGCGGTCCGCCTCGGCCAGCAGATAGGGGCTCTCGTAGACGGCGCGGCCCATCATCACCCCGTCCACGTGCTTCAGGTGGTCGGCGGCGGCGTCCATCGTCTTGATGCCGCCATTGATGCTGATGTCCAGGTGCGGGAACTCGGACTTGAGCCGGTAGACGAGCTCGTAGCGCAGCGGGGGCACGTCCCGGTTCTCCTTCGGGCTCAGCCCCTGCAACCACGCCTTGCGCGCGTGCACGATGAAGCGCGAGCAACCCGCGGCGGAGACCTTGCGCACGAAGTCCTCCAGCGTCGGCCACTCGTCCAGGTCGTCGATGGCGATGCGCGACTTCACCGTCACCGGGATGCTGACGGCCTCACGCATGGCACCCACGAGGCGGGCGACGAGGTCCGGCTCCGCCATCAGGCACGCGCCGAAGCGGCCGGACTGGACGCGGTCGCTCGGGCAGCCGCAGTTGAGGTTGATTTCGTCGTAGCCCCACTCCTGGCCGATGCGCGCCGACTCGGCGAGCGCGGCGGGCTCGGAACCTCCCAACTGGAGCGCCACGGGGTGCTCCGCGGGCTCGTAGCCCAGCAGTCGCTCCCTGTCTCCGTGGATGACGGCGCCGGTGGTCACCATCTCCGTGTAGAGGAGCGTGTGGCGGCTGAGCAGCCGGTGGAAGTACCGGCAGTTCCGGTCCGTCCAGTCCATCATCGGCGCGACACACAGCGGCATGGGGCGAGGCGGCATCATGGAAGAACCCGGGGAAGCACCTGGAGCGTCCCTCGAAGCTGGCCGCTCCCCTGGCGGTTGCATCTACCCGGCTTTCCCGCCCCTGCCCACCCCTCTTTGACGCCTGGACGCACGGACAGGGAGGAGGCGGACACCCGTCCCCTGTAGGCTTGCGCCCGTGTCCCCGAGCCCTCCCCTCCTGGATGACATGTTGCTCTTCGTCGAAGTCGTTGCGACGGGCGGCATCACCGCCGCCGCCGAGCGGCTGGGCCTGCGCAAGTCCACCGTGAGCCGCCGCCTCGCCGCGCTGGAGGAGCGGCTGGGCATCCGCCTGCTCGAGCGCAATACGCGCCGGCTGCGGCTCACCGAGGCGGGCCGCGACTACCACGCGCACTGCGCGCGGCTCGTCGCCGAGGCCCGCGAAGTCAATCGCGCGGTGAGCGAGTCCCGGGGCACGCCCCAGGGCACGCTGCGCATCGCCACCCTGTCCCTGCTCGGCGAACTGCTCACGCCCCTCATCTCCGAGTTCCTCCTGCGCCAGCCACGGATGCGCGTGGAGGTGTCGCTCGCCGAGGCCCACGTGGACCTCATCGCCGAGGAGTATGACCTGGCGCTGCGCACCGGGCCGCTCGCGGACTCCACGCTGGTGGCCCGCCGGCTCGGGCGCCTGCGCACGGGCTACTACGCCAGCCCCTCGTACCTGGGCCGCCACGGCACCCCACACACGGCCGACGAGTTGCGGGGCCACGAGTGCGTGCTCCTCGCCGAGCCGGGCACGGACGAGGTCTGGTACTTCGGCGAGGGCCGGCGCGCGAAGACGGTGCCCGTGGCGGGCCGGCTGCGCGTGCCGAGCGTGCGCGCCGGACAGACGGCCGCGCGCGCGGGGCTGGGCGTGGTGCGGCTTCCCGCGTCGCTCGTCGTGGACGACGTGCGCGGGGGAATGCTCGTCCCCGTGCTGGAAGACGTGACGCCCCCGGGCATCCCCGTGTTCGCCGTCTACCCCAGCAGCCGCCAGCTCCCACCCAAGGTGCGCGCCTTCCTCACGCTGCTGTCCGAGCGCAGCGCCACGCTGCCCTGGGAGCCGGAAGCCTAGGGTCCGGGGCGCTTCGCGGAACAATGCGTTGCGCCAGGGGCTCTCGTCCCCGCGCGCCCCCGCCATTAGACCTTTCTCCACACCGAGGCGCCGGACCGTGCGGGCCGCGCCTCCCGAGGAGGAAACGTCATGGCGGGGAATGTCATCGAGCTGGCGGATGCGGACTTCCGGCGCGAGGTGCTCGAAGCGGAGGAGCCGGTGGTGGTGGACTTCACGGCCGCGTGGTGCCCTCCGTGCCGCATCATCGCACCCATGCTGGACGCACTGTCCACGGAGTGGCGGGGACGGATGAAGTTCACGAAAATCTCCACCGACTCGCACATGGAGACGGCGCAGCAGTACGGCATCCGCGCCATGCCCACCCTGCTCGTCTTCAAGGACGGCAAGGTGGTGAAGCAGCTCGTCGGGGCCATGCCGCGCAAGCGCCTGGAGGAGGAGCTGCGCCCGTTCCTCGGAGAGGTCTCCCTCACGGCGGCGTTCTGAGGCGCTCGGGGCCGGGTTGCGTGGCATTCCCACGCAATCATGGCTAGTCATGCGCGCATGCGCGCAATCGAACTCCAGAAGACGGGCAGCATCGAGGGCTGGGTGCAGGTAGAGCGGCCGGAGCCGAAGCCGGGCCCGGGGCAGGCCCTGGTGCGAATCCGCGCCGTGTCCCTGAACTACCGTGACTTGTTCATCGCGCTGGGCAGGTACCCGGGCAGCCGCCCGTCCAACCTCATCCCCACCTCGGACGGCGCGGGCGAGGTGGTGGCCGTGGGGGCCGGCGTCACGCGGGTGAAGCCCGGAGACCGCGTGGCGCCGACGTTCTTCCAGACGTGGACGGATGGGCCGAGGACGCCGGAGAAGGTGGCCCGCGCGCTGGGGGGCAGCGTGGACGGGGTGCTCGCGGAGTACGTCGCCGTGGACGCCGAGGGACTGGTGCACCTGCCGGAGCACCTCTCCTTCGAGGACGGTGCCACGCTGCCGTGCGCGGCCGTGACGGCGTGGAACTCGCTGGTGCCCGAGGGCGGGCTCGAGCCGGGGCAGACGGTGCTGGCACAGGGTACCGGCGGCGTCTCCATCTTCGCCCTCCAGCTCGCCCGGGCGCTCGGCGCGCGCGTCATCATCACCTCCAGCCAGGACGCGAAGCTGGAGCGTGCGAAGGGGCTCGGCGCGGATGGCACCGTCAACTACAAGCAGCACCCGAGCTGGGAGGAGCCGGTGCTGGCCCTGACGGGTGGACAGGGCGTGGACCACGTCCTGGAAGTGGGCGGTGCCGAGACACTGTCCCACTCCCTGCGCGCCACGCGGCCCGGCGGGCACATCTCCCTCATCGGCATGCTCAGCGGTGGCGTCGCGAAGCCGGACCCCGCCACCGTCGAGGCGAAGAAGCTGAACGTCCAGAGCACCTACGTGGGCAGCCGCGCCATGTTCGAGGACATGAACCGCGTCATCACCCAGCACCGGCTGAAGCCCGTCATCGACCGCGTCTTTCCCTTCGAGCAGGCGCGCGAGGCGCTGCGCCACATGGAGGCGGGCGCCCACTTCGGGAAGATTGTCGTCAAGCTCTGAAGCCGACGCGGCGGGGGCCGGCTTCGCGGCGCTACCGTTGACGGATGCCGGCCTGACGGCCCTGAGTACCCGCCGTCCGGCACCGGCAGTGAAATAAAACGAAGTGTGGAGATTCTCTCCAGGTAGGGTAGTCACGGGCGCGCCACGGGGGCGTCACGAACGCGTGACAGCCCCGGGCAAGCCTCGCCCGGACATCCGGGCGACCTGGAGGGACGGATGCTCGAGAAGCTGATGCCCAAGTCGGACGAGTTCTTCGACGACTTCGACGCGCAGTGTGCCGTCACCGTGCAGGGCGCGAAGCTGCTGCACGAGCTGCTGGTGGACTACCGGGACGTGCCCGAGCGCGTCCGGGCGCTCAAAGAGGTGGAGCACCGCGGTGACGAAGTCACGCACACCGCCTTCAACCGCCTCCACAAGCAGTTCATCACCCCGTTCGACCGCGGGCAGATTCACACGCTGCTGTCGCGCATCGACGACGTGCTGGACTTGACGAACGCGGCGGCGGCGCGGCTGCACTACTACGAAATCCAGACCAGCCTCCCGGACGCCACGGAGCTGGCGCGGCTGCTGGTGCTGAGCGCCCAGAAGGTCCAGGAGGTCGTCGCGGCGCTGCGGCTCATCAAGAAGCCGGAGCAGATTCTCGCTGGCTGCCAGGAAATCAAGCGGCTGGAGTCCCAGGCGGACGAGGCCCTGCGCGCGGGCGTCGGCCGGCTCTTCAAGAGCGGCGTGGACACGTTGACGGTCATCAAGTGGAAGGAAATCTACGACCTCATCGAGACCGCGACCGACAAGTGCCAGGGCGTGGCCAACATCATCGAAGGCGTGGTGCTGGAGCACTCCTGAGATGCTACTCACCGCCGTCGTCCTCATCGTCGCTGTCGCGCTGATTTTCGACTTCATCAACGGCTTCCACGACGCGGCGAACTCCATCGCCACCGTGGTGTCCACGCGCGTGCTGTCGCCCAACCTGGCCGTGGCCTGGGCCGCGTTCTTCAACTTCATCGCGGCGTTCGCCGGTGGCGTCCACGTGGCGAACACCATGGGCAAGGGCATCATCAACTTCGACATGCTCCGCGCCGAGGGCCCGACCGCGGTGCTCGCGGTCATCTTCTCCGCGCTGATGGGTGCCATCGCCTGGAACCTGCTGACGTGGTGGTGGGGACTTCCGTCATCCTCCTCTCACGCGCTGGCGGGAGGCATGATTGGCGCCACGCTGCCGGTGCTCGGCGTCAAGGGGCTGGTGGGCGCGGGCATCGCCAAGATTGCCGCCTTCATCGTGCTGTCGCCGCTCATCGGCATGTTCCTGGGCATCTCGATGATGCTGGCGAGCACGTGGTCGGTGCACAAGCAGACGCCGTTGCGGGTGGATGCCTGGTTCCGCCGGCTGCAGCTGGTGTCGTCGGGCATCTTCTCCTTCAGCCACGGCACCAACGACGCGCAGAAGGTGATGGGCATCATCGCGGTGGTGCTCTTCGGCACCATCTGGAAGGACCGGCCGTTCCACATCGACTGGTGGATGATCATCTCCTGCCACGCGGCCATCGCCCTGGGGACCTTCTTCGGCGGCTGGCGCATCGTCCGCACCATGGGGCACAGCCTCACCAAGCTGGCGCCCATCGGCGGCTTCAGCGCGGAGACGGGCGGCGGCGTCACCATCATCGCGCTGGCGCACTGGGGCATCCCCGTGTCCACCACGCACACGATTACGGGCGCCATCGTCGGCGTGGGCTCCACCAAGGGCTGGCGCGCCGTGAAGTGGGGCGTGGCGGGTCGCATCATCTGGGCGTGGGTGTTCACCATCCCCGCCGCCGCGCTCATGGCGGTGCTGGTCTACGGACTGACCCAGCTGGTCGTGCGCCTGGTGGGCTGAACGCCCCCGCGCGTAGTGCAACCGGGTATCACCTCACGGGTGGCTGGCTTGACTTGCATCCGCGAGTTCAGCCAGCCTTCCACTTCATGAGCGGCCTCCACGGGAGCATCGCGATGGGCGAGGGACATCTGTCCTCCGCCTCCGTGCGCCCGACGACTGCTCCGTCGTCCACCACCACCACCACCACGACTACCACTACCACCACGACTCCCCGCGGAGCGCGGGCGGTCTAGCTCGGAAACCTCCAGGTCTCCCAGCTCGGCCCCGCGCTCCCCGGCGCGGGGCTTTTTCGTTTTCACGCCATCCACCCTCCCAGGAGACCCCATGCAGCCCACCCCGCAGACGCCTCTCCCGCTGGCCCTCCCCTCCTCGCCGCCGAAGCCCGAGGTGTCGCCATGCGCGTGATGAAATTCGGTGGCACCAGCGTGGGCGGCGCGCAGCAACTGCGCCGCGTGGTGGATCTGGCGGCGGCGGCGCGGCAGGAGACGCGGGTCATGCTGGTGGCCTCGGCCGTGTCCGGCATCACCAACCTCCTCGTCGAGGCCGCACGGGTGGCCCAGGAGCGCGGCGCGGTGGACGGGCTGAGCGCCCGCTTCGAGGACACCCACGCCGCAATCTCCCGGGAGCTGGCAGACGAGCTGGGAGCGTCACGCCAGCGCCCGCTGGAAGAAGGACTCGCCGCCCTCGCCTCGGAGCTGCGCGGCCTGCTCCAGGGCGTGGGGCTGTTGCGCGAGTGCTCGCCCTCCGTGCTCGCGCACCTGTCGGGCCTGGGCGAGCGCGCCGCGTGCCTGATTCTGGAAGCGCTGCTGGAGGCGCGGGGCCTGGCGCCGCGGGCGGTGGACCCGCGCGAGGTGCTCCTCTGCTCGGGAGACCCGCTCCAGGCCACGCCGATGATGGACGAGATTCGCGCGCGCTTCGCCCCGCTGCGCGAGGGCGGCCCGGGACTGATGCTGATGCCGGGCTTCTTCGGCGGCGACGGCAAGGGCAAGACGCTGTCGCTCGGACGCGGCGGCTCGGACTACTCGGCGGCGCTGGCGGCGGCGGCGCTGGACGCCGAGCTGCTGGAAATCTGGACGGACGTGGACGGCATCTTCAGCGCGGACCCGCGCCTGGTGCCCGAGGCCTTCCCCCTGCCGGAGGTGAGCTTCGAGGAGGCGATGGAGCTGGCCTACTTCGGCGCGAAGGTGCTCCACCCGAAGACGATTGCCCCGGCCCGCGAGCGCGGCATTCCCGTGCGCGTCTGCAACAGCTTCCGCCCCGAGCACCCCGGCACCCGCGTGACGGCCGCCGCCGCCCCGCCCCAGCACCCGGTGCGCGGCCTGTCCTTCCTGCGCGACATCGCCCTCGTCAACATCGCCGGCGCGGGCCTCAAGGGCGTGCCGGGCACCGCCGCCCGCGTCTTCGAGGCCATGGCCCACGCCAGCATCTCCGTGGTGCTCATCACCCAGGGCTCCAGCGAGTGCTCCATCAGCTTCTGCGTCCAGCAGGCCGAGTCCGAGCGCGCCGTGCGCGCCCTCGAGGCCGCCTTCGAGGTGGAGCGCGAGGCCGGCAAGGTGGACACGATTGAGCGCCAGGGCGGGCTCGCGGTGCTCAGCATCGTCGGCGACGGCATGCGGCACCGGGTGGGCGTGGCGGGGACGTTCTTCAGCGCCCTGGCCGACGTGGGGTGCAGCATCGCCGCGATTGCGCAGGGCTCCAGCGAGCGCAGCATCTCCGCCGTCATCTCCGAGACGGACGGCCCCCGCGCCATGACGCACGTCCACGGCCGGTGCTTCGGCACCACCGAGGTGGTGGAGTTGCTGGTGGCGGGCGTGGGCAGCGTGGGCGGCGAGCTGCTGCGGCAGGTGCGCCAGCAGGCCCCCAAGCTGCGCGCGCACGGCGTGGACCTGCGGGTGTGCGCGATTGCCAACAGCCGGCACTGCGTGGCCTCCAGCGAGGGCATTCCCCTGGAGGGCTGGGAGGCGAAGCTCGCCGAGGGCGGTGACGGCCCCGCGCTGGACACCTTCCGCGACTGGGCCCGCGCCAAGCGTCCCGGCCGCCCCATCTTCGTGGACTGCACCAGCAGCGAGGACGTGGCGCTCGCCTACCCGTCGCTCATGGAGGCCGGGCTCCACGTGGTGACGGCCAACAAGAAGGCCAACGCCGGCCGGGGGAGCCACTGGCGCGCGCTGCGCGAGACGGCGTCCCGGCACCAGCGCCGCTTCCTCTACGAGACGAATGTCGGCGCGGCCCTGCCCGTCATCGACACGCTGAAGAACATGGTGCGCACGGGCGACCAGGTGCTGCGAATCGAGGGCATCCTCTCCGGCTCGCTCTCCTTCATCCTCGGGCTCGTCGAGGAGGGCGTGCCGCTGTCGCAGGCCGTGGGCACCGCGATGGAGCGGCGCTTCACGGAGCCGGACCCGCGCGACGATTTGCAGGGCACGGACGTGGCGCGCAAGGTGCTCATCCTCGCCCGTGAGCTGGGGCGCAACGTGGAGCTGGAGGGCGTGGCGCTGGAGTCCCTCCTCCCCGCGGACTTCGATGCATCCGGCCCGCTCGACGCGTTCCTCGCCCGGCT contains these protein-coding regions:
- a CDS encoding acetyl-CoA hydrolase/transferase C-terminal domain-containing protein, with the translated sequence MTVTSSLKDRIENPELLTRVVPVEEAVKHVADGSTVAISGFTKSGEPKTFLPALAWYFSQQLPQAGITLLSGASLSENVEGPLAPFIRKRGPYMSSAASRQRIHAGEMDFTDVHLSAFARNLMYGFYGDIDVAVVEVSRIRPDGSVILTSSVGISVEALARAKKIVLEVNTAVPDYTGFHDIVPPAVHPHVGWPLPVVNVRDRIGTPYVEFDLSKVVAVVESRTPDHPVPFKAADDTDKRIARNVVDFLLQCREQFHWGKRLPPIQSGVGNVANAIIGELYDSPFQKIRFWTEVFQDGMLRYVEDDAKFEYASATAVSFSSEGRQRFMQLFERCRDRLVLRPMWLSNSPEIISRLFVIAMNTPIEVDIYGHVNSTHIDGSRIVNGLGGSGDFFRNAYLSIVHTPSTRRLKDGRTVSCVMPYVRHIDHTEHDIKCVVTEQGYALNMDIRSPKRRAQDIIERCAHPHFRPLLHAYLAMSGAGDEPRATDMQALNGWWQDYDAACRAFPASR
- a CDS encoding tetratricopeptide repeat protein; protein product: MPRLSGEPVMVERNGREAWPPEVSEQMREVDRLRRSGRYASALALIRQLAEAHPRQVRILSELGQTLGIWGGAPAEALVWYERVLELAPGHNTTRLHRALSLARLGRHAEAVADFDALVAGGYRKALVIHMKRAESLEVLGRDVEAERDWTLALEEDPDNPWLLQQRASVRTRLGRLAEAVTDLTDALATQEGEDVDPELLRERGALRTRLGDVEGARVDFEAGLAAFREGDPPGLLDALRAGLADATRR
- a CDS encoding ABATE domain-containing protein, producing MVPRPGLLAPGDTVSPESFSAAIQVREALRAVMLAHNGEPVRPEELKTLDRVAAASPLTVVSAPKASRCARRRRTGGRR
- the dusA gene encoding tRNA dihydrouridine(20/20a) synthase DusA, whose protein sequence is MMPPRPMPLCVAPMMDWTDRNCRYFHRLLSRHTLLYTEMVTTGAVIHGDRERLLGYEPAEHPVALQLGGSEPAALAESARIGQEWGYDEINLNCGCPSDRVQSGRFGACLMAEPDLVARLVGAMREAVSIPVTVKSRIAIDDLDEWPTLEDFVRKVSAAGCSRFIVHARKAWLQGLSPKENRDVPPLRYELVYRLKSEFPHLDISINGGIKTMDAAADHLKHVDGVMMGRAVYESPYLLAEADRRFFGAQEAPPERHAIVEAMLPYVERRMRQGAPLGAITRHMLGLFQGLPGARAWRRHLSENAHKSGAGPEVLVAALAKVRRSPEADVAA
- a CDS encoding LysR family transcriptional regulator, which translates into the protein MLLFVEVVATGGITAAAERLGLRKSTVSRRLAALEERLGIRLLERNTRRLRLTEAGRDYHAHCARLVAEAREVNRAVSESRGTPQGTLRIATLSLLGELLTPLISEFLLRQPRMRVEVSLAEAHVDLIAEEYDLALRTGPLADSTLVARRLGRLRTGYYASPSYLGRHGTPHTADELRGHECVLLAEPGTDEVWYFGEGRRAKTVPVAGRLRVPSVRAGQTAARAGLGVVRLPASLVVDDVRGGMLVPVLEDVTPPGIPVFAVYPSSRQLPPKVRAFLTLLSERSATLPWEPEA
- the trxA gene encoding thioredoxin, whose protein sequence is MAGNVIELADADFRREVLEAEEPVVVDFTAAWCPPCRIIAPMLDALSTEWRGRMKFTKISTDSHMETAQQYGIRAMPTLLVFKDGKVVKQLVGAMPRKRLEEELRPFLGEVSLTAAF
- a CDS encoding zinc-dependent alcohol dehydrogenase family protein, whose amino-acid sequence is MRAIELQKTGSIEGWVQVERPEPKPGPGQALVRIRAVSLNYRDLFIALGRYPGSRPSNLIPTSDGAGEVVAVGAGVTRVKPGDRVAPTFFQTWTDGPRTPEKVARALGGSVDGVLAEYVAVDAEGLVHLPEHLSFEDGATLPCAAVTAWNSLVPEGGLEPGQTVLAQGTGGVSIFALQLARALGARVIITSSQDAKLERAKGLGADGTVNYKQHPSWEEPVLALTGGQGVDHVLEVGGAETLSHSLRATRPGGHISLIGMLSGGVAKPDPATVEAKKLNVQSTYVGSRAMFEDMNRVITQHRLKPVIDRVFPFEQAREALRHMEAGAHFGKIVVKL
- a CDS encoding DUF47 domain-containing protein — its product is MLEKLMPKSDEFFDDFDAQCAVTVQGAKLLHELLVDYRDVPERVRALKEVEHRGDEVTHTAFNRLHKQFITPFDRGQIHTLLSRIDDVLDLTNAAAARLHYYEIQTSLPDATELARLLVLSAQKVQEVVAALRLIKKPEQILAGCQEIKRLESQADEALRAGVGRLFKSGVDTLTVIKWKEIYDLIETATDKCQGVANIIEGVVLEHS
- a CDS encoding inorganic phosphate transporter, producing MLLTAVVLIVAVALIFDFINGFHDAANSIATVVSTRVLSPNLAVAWAAFFNFIAAFAGGVHVANTMGKGIINFDMLRAEGPTAVLAVIFSALMGAIAWNLLTWWWGLPSSSSHALAGGMIGATLPVLGVKGLVGAGIAKIAAFIVLSPLIGMFLGISMMLASTWSVHKQTPLRVDAWFRRLQLVSSGIFSFSHGTNDAQKVMGIIAVVLFGTIWKDRPFHIDWWMIISCHAAIALGTFFGGWRIVRTMGHSLTKLAPIGGFSAETGGGVTIIALAHWGIPVSTTHTITGAIVGVGSTKGWRAVKWGVAGRIIWAWVFTIPAAALMAVLVYGLTQLVVRLVG
- the thrA gene encoding bifunctional aspartate kinase/homoserine dehydrogenase I, with protein sequence MRVMKFGGTSVGGAQQLRRVVDLAAAARQETRVMLVASAVSGITNLLVEAARVAQERGAVDGLSARFEDTHAAISRELADELGASRQRPLEEGLAALASELRGLLQGVGLLRECSPSVLAHLSGLGERAACLILEALLEARGLAPRAVDPREVLLCSGDPLQATPMMDEIRARFAPLREGGPGLMLMPGFFGGDGKGKTLSLGRGGSDYSAALAAAALDAELLEIWTDVDGIFSADPRLVPEAFPLPEVSFEEAMELAYFGAKVLHPKTIAPARERGIPVRVCNSFRPEHPGTRVTAAAAPPQHPVRGLSFLRDIALVNIAGAGLKGVPGTAARVFEAMAHASISVVLITQGSSECSISFCVQQAESERAVRALEAAFEVEREAGKVDTIERQGGLAVLSIVGDGMRHRVGVAGTFFSALADVGCSIAAIAQGSSERSISAVISETDGPRAMTHVHGRCFGTTEVVELLVAGVGSVGGELLRQVRQQAPKLRAHGVDLRVCAIANSRHCVASSEGIPLEGWEAKLAEGGDGPALDTFRDWARAKRPGRPIFVDCTSSEDVALAYPSLMEAGLHVVTANKKANAGRGSHWRALRETASRHQRRFLYETNVGAALPVIDTLKNMVRTGDQVLRIEGILSGSLSFILGLVEEGVPLSQAVGTAMERRFTEPDPRDDLQGTDVARKVLILARELGRNVELEGVALESLLPADFDASGPLDAFLARLPKVDAHFQRRAEMLRKEGKVLRYVGRVSPEGCSVGLVPVPLEHPLAAVKGGENALSFLSERYSPTPLVIRGYGAGAAVTAAGVLADVLRLVEGPLP